The DNA window CCGGTCCCCGAACGCCTGGATGACCGCCCACACCACCAGGCAGTAGAACAGGGCGAGGAAGGCCACGGCGGTGTAGGTGGCGCGCGGGATGCTCCGGGCGGGGTCGCGCGCCTCGTCGCGGTAGAGGGTGGTGGACTCGAAACCCATGAACGCCGCGAAGCAGAAACCGGTGATGGCGAGCATCCCGGGATCGGTGAGGGCCCGCGGCGCGAACGGGTCGGAGTCCAGCCCGGAGGCGCCGCCGCTCAGGAGGACCGCGGCGACGAGCAGAACGAGGATCGCGACCTCGGCCAGGAGGAGTACACCGACGAAGCGCGCGCCCAGGTCGATGCCGCGGCGCCCCACCGCCCACACCAGCACCACCGCCCCGAGGGCGGGCACGGCCCAGTGCGGGGTGACGCCGGCCAGCTCGGTGAACGCGTCGCGGAACTGCACCCCGAGGAGCCCGTACACCCCGATCTGCAGCGCGTTGTAGGAGACGACGGCGAGGATGCCGGCCGCCATACCGGCGGTGCGCCCCAGACCGAGGGTGACGTAGGTGTAGAAGGCCCCCGTTCCGGCGGTGTGCTTGGCCATGCTCAGGAAACCCACCGAGAAGGCCGCCAGCACCCCGCCGGCCACGAGGTACCCGGCTGGTGCGCCGATACCGCCGATGAGGATGGCCAGCGGCGCCAGTCCCGTCATGATCGTGAGCGGTGCGGCGGCGGCGACCACGAGGAACGTGATCCCTCCGGCACCGAGGGCGTCGGTTTTCAACCGCGACTGCGGGGTGTCACCCGGTTCCGGCTCCGGACAAGAGGCCATAGGGGGGTGCCTTCCTGGAGGAGTTAACGCGTTCCGGCGCTTTAACCAGCGGAAACGAATAGCATTCGTTTTAGAGTGTGCGATCGGGAGGAGAGGCGCGTCAATACCT is part of the Haloactinospora alba genome and encodes:
- a CDS encoding APC family permease, with protein sequence MASCPEPEPGDTPQSRLKTDALGAGGITFLVVAAAAPLTIMTGLAPLAILIGGIGAPAGYLVAGGVLAAFSVGFLSMAKHTAGTGAFYTYVTLGLGRTAGMAAGILAVVSYNALQIGVYGLLGVQFRDAFTELAGVTPHWAVPALGAVVLVWAVGRRGIDLGARFVGVLLLAEVAILVLLVAAVLLSGGASGLDSDPFAPRALTDPGMLAITGFCFAAFMGFESTTLYRDEARDPARSIPRATYTAVAFLALFYCLVVWAVIQAFGDRASEVAADNPAAMFVVAIERYVGTWAGDVLYLLVLTSVLASQVAFHNAINRYTLSLARDGLLPAALARPHPRHGSPAAAGTVQSLLAAVVVLAFAVTGADPYLRLLLLVNTPGVIGVLVLLVVTSLAVIAYLGRSRLPGTRLGTVSAAVTTVLLAAAVTGLVANLHALTGAGAATNAALAAVVPAVLVAAAVAARVLRARRPDVYARVGGGTATDAPAPPAAENAEPNPTSRPGEPHAD